One Lytechinus variegatus isolate NC3 chromosome 11, Lvar_3.0, whole genome shotgun sequence DNA segment encodes these proteins:
- the LOC121424151 gene encoding uncharacterized protein LOC121424151 has protein sequence MLGFVGALKAPVGAHFGKGSGDIFLDEVQCNGTEIDLEHCDHDGIGVHNCAHNEDASVECIQPDTANKIAIVYGLCITFPSFFVVITLTYCLRTVRTKRAGRYLENEIYLDLQDIGINKGTMAPSTYQDLNAPPNLPERPLTTFRQSTTRSSGQRFHNHDERILTEKDREHGSHDYTEMGTTNKTVSADKDEHSYAYNIHLENSAKDNGPQDHITSMTSTRRQEDARERISHGQSNGQNKAQGYKVMNTVYKKIDVGKDEDIDGYLLPSKTNETAKSPIRAEHAKATMPADNDKISVSSRTDYSEDENARLQKEVQNTELSAHEFLDVTTFGQGISKENKIDSDGYLLPVASGVSHEMND, from the exons ATGTTAGGATTTGTTGGGGCTTTGAAAGCTCCAGTTGGTGCTCATTTTGGTAAAGGATCTGGGGACATCTTTCTCGATGAAGTGCAGTGCAATGGAACTGAAATCGATCTTGAACATTGTGATCATGACGGTATTGGTGTCCACAACTGTGCCCACAACGAAGATGCAAGCGTTGAATGTATCCAACCAG ATACCGCAAATAAAATTGCAATCGTTTACGGGTTATGTATCACATTTCCGAGCTTCTTCGTAGTGATAACTCTTACATATTGTTTACGGACGGTCAGGACCAAAAGGGCAGGTCgctatttagaaaatgaaatttacttGGATCTTCAAGACATAGGAATAAATAAGGGAACAATGGCACCATCTACTTATCAGGATCTCAATGCACCACCAAACCTTCCAGAGCGACCTCTAACGACGTTTCGTCAAAGTACAACGCGATCGTCTGGCCAGCGGTTTCATAACCACGATGAGCGGATTCTGACAGAAAAGGACAGAGAGCATGGCAGCCACGATTATACAGAAATGGGAACCACTAACAAGACTGTTTCCGCGGACAAGGACGAACATAGCTATGCTTACAACATTCATTTAGAAAACAGTGCTAAAGATAACGGACCACAAGACCACATAACGTCAATGACCAGCACAAGAAGGCAAGAAGACGCACGTGAGCGGATAAGTCATGGGCAGTCAAACGGTCAAAATAAAGCACAGGGGTATAAGGTCATGAACACTGTGTACAAAAAGATTGATGTAGGAAAAGATGAGGATATTGACGGATATCTTCTTCCAAGTAAAACTAACGAAACGGCGAAATCTCCGATTCGAGCTGAGCACGCAAAAGCAACCATGCCCGCAGATAACGACAAGATATCGGTATCATCACGAACAGATTACTCCGAAGATGAAAACGCACGGCTGCAAAAAGAAGTACAAAATACAGAACTTAGTGCACATGAATTTTTAGATGTGACCACATTTGGCCAAGGAATAtcgaaggaaaataaaatagacaGTGACGGCTATCTTCTGCCGGTCGCTTCTGGTGTCAGTCATGAAATGAACGACTAA